A stretch of the Drosophila sulfurigaster albostrigata strain 15112-1811.04 chromosome 2L, ASM2355843v2, whole genome shotgun sequence genome encodes the following:
- the LOC133848548 gene encoding angiotensin-converting enzyme-like, translating into MKVLLLALVATFALTQALVKEEIQAKEYLENLNKEIAKRTNVVTEASWAYASNITDENDKNKNELSAELAKFMKEVSSDIQKFSWRTYQSEDIKRQFKSLSKLGYAALTEADYAEFLETISAMDSNYAKVKVCDYKDNTKCDLALEPEIEEVIQTSRDPEELKYYWVQFYDKAGTPVRSEFERYVELNTKAAILNNFTSGAELWLDEYEDDTFEKQLDDIFAEIRPLYEQIHGYVRYRLRQHYGDDVVSEKGPLPMHLLGNMWAQKWANIASLVTPFPDKPLVDVTSEMINQGYTPLKMFQMADDFFTSMNLTKLPQPFWDKSIIEKPADGRDLICHASAWDFYLTDDVRIKQCTTVTQSQLFTVHHEQGHIQYYLQYQHQPFVYRAGANPGFHEAVGDVLSLSVSTPRHLEKIGLLKNFVLDEEARINQLFRTALDKIVFLPFAFTLDKYRWSLFRGEVDKANWNCAFWKLRDEYSGIEPPVVRSEKDFDPPAKYHISADVEYLRYLVSFIIQFQFYKSACIKAGQYDATNPDLPLDNCDIYGSAAAGAAFQSMLSLGASKPWPDALEAFNGERIMSGKAIAEFFEPLRVWLEAENIKNNVHIGWTASDKCVSS; encoded by the exons ATGAAGGTTTTACTGTTAGCCCTTGTGGCAACATTTGCG CTTACGCAAGCTCTAGTCAAGGAGGAGATTCAAGCTAAGGAGTATTTGGAAAATTTGAATAAGGAGATTGCAAAGCGCACCAATGTTGTGACAGAAGCTTCATGGGCCTATGCTTCCAACATCACCGATGAGAACGATAAGAATAAGAACGAGCTTTCCGCTGAGCTGGCAAAGTTCATGAAGGAAGTATCTTCCGATATACAAAAGTTCAGTTGGCGCACCTATCAATCTGAGGATATTAAGCGTCAGTTCAAATCGCTCTCCAAACTCGGATATGCCGCTTTGACTGAGGCCGATTATGCTGAGTTCCTGGAGACCATTTCAGCTATGGACTCCAACTATGCTAAAGTCAAGGTGTGTGACTACAAAGATAACACGAAATGTGATTTGGCACTTGAACCCGAAATCGAGGAAGTCATCCAGACAAGCCGCGACCCCGAAGAACTAAAGTACTATTGGGTGCAGTTCTACGATAAGGCTGGAACACCTGTGCGTTCCGAATTCGAGCGTTACGTTGAGTTGAATACAAAGGCAGCCATACTGAATA ATTTCACTTCTGGTGCTGAACTCTGGCTGGATGAATATGAGGATGATACTTTCGAGAAACAGTTGGATGATATTTTCGCCGAGATTCGTCCACTCTATGAACAAATCCATGGCTATGTGCGCTACCGCCTAAGGCAGCATTACGGTGATGATGTCGTGTCTGAAAAGGGTCCATTGCCTATGCATCTATTGGGCAATATGTGGGCACAAAAATGGGCGAATATTGCTTCGTTGGTGACACCTTTCCCCGATAAACCGCTTGTGGATGTAACCAGCGAAATGATCAATCAAGGGTACACTCCACTTAAGATGTTCCAAATGGCCGATGATTTCTTCACCTCAATGAACCTAACCAAATTGCCACA ACCTTTCTGGGACAAGTCGATCATTGAGAAGCCCGCTGATGGTCGTGATTTGATCTGCCATGCCAGCGCCTGGGACTTTTACCTTACGGATGATGTTCGCATCAAGCAGTGCACTACGGTTACCCAAAGTCAGCTTTTCACCGTGCACCACGAACAGGGTCACATCCAATACTACCTTCAGTATCAACATCAGCCATTTGTGTATCGCGCTGGCGCCAATCCCGGTTTCCATGAGGCTGTTGGCGACGTGCTTTCGCTGTCTGTGTCGACACCAAGGCATCTGGAGAAAATTGGACTGTTAAAGAACTTTGTGCTCGATGAGGAGGCCCGTATCAATCAGCTGTTCCGGACCGCGCTCGATAAGATTGTATTTTTGCCTTTCGCGTTCACCCTGGACAAGTATCGTTGGTCATTGTTCCGAGGTGAGGTGGACAAAGCCAACTGGAACTGCGCCTTCTGGAAGCTGCGCGATGAATACTCCGGAATTGAACCCCCAGTTGTGCGTTCCGAGAAGGACTTTGATCCTCCAGCCAAATATCACATTTCAGCTGATGTGGAATACTTGAG aTATCTTGTTTCATTCATCATCCAATTCCAATTCTACAAGTCCGCTTGCATCAAGGCTGGTCAATACGATGCCACAAATCCCGATTTGCCCTTGGACAACTGTGATATCTACGGCAGTGCAGCAGCTGGTGCCGCTTTCCA GAGCATGCTCTCTTTGGGTGCTTCGAAGCCCTGGCCCGATGCACTGGAGGCCTTCAATGGTGAGCGTATTATGAGCGGCAAGGCAATCGCCGAGTTCTTTGAACCTCTTCGCGTCTGGCTCGAGGCCGAGAACATCAAGAATAATGTGCATATTGGCTGGACCGCATCCGACA AATGCGTGTCGTCGTAA
- the LOC133848557 gene encoding angiotensin-converting enzyme, protein MLTVLIIFLGLASVLANPMSDSNLAIFLSEINQQLGANYDEEILALMKSELSGKSDSTALLQASLANEKLLSYVKSQHSRVAKYKRLHVGDALQRRQLERIPQVGYEALGDVEVNQLYALAANLSNSSQRVKLCAYRQTTNCSLRLIPDVQKLVQESTNLEEIEYYWLEWRRAAGLSKRYQFVTFMELYKKSAKLNGFVHAEDFWFRQLEMNGDQVMKLLNDMMATLRPLFLQFHAHVRAALRKMHGEQIVPRGRPYPQHLAEIFLGNAFRRPRTDWFKDMPSPEWGLANITEALHRRGMSTTQRVFWNVAEYFHGLGLPQLQSALWSNAQTVAAHNEDECWHKAWRFYTVSSVNFSYCPLNDEERFFSMFEAQSDLQYYQASAAQPTLLREEPFPNFRDALGKCFSLAASSPRYLRKLGLLRNKKWLDLPARLNRLYLQGLRVIFLLPVFYVLDRYRVEVLSGHIKADDNEAYWRLTELYTGATAPRRRSNEQFDVPAKLLMEVDDQYTSQFLSTVLQFQLYKHFCSKTGQYVEGSVHTPLDLCDLSDQRELGPSIFHAMSLGSSLHYEKVLQQLIGTKEINMDGLLTYFQPLHDWLIQQNRQNNVEIGWI, encoded by the exons ATGCTCACAGTTCTGATAATTTTT CTTGGGTTGGCTTCAGTGCTGGCCAATCCCATGAGTGATAGCAACTTGGCTATATTTCTGTCAGAGATTAATCAGCAGCTTGGCGCTAATTACGATGAGGAAATTTTGGCCCTGATGAAAAGCGAGCTAAGTGGAAAGAGCGATTCCACAGCACTTCTCCAAGCAAGTTTAGCCAATGAGAAGCTGCTCAGCTATGTGAAGAGTCAGCACTCTCGAGTGGCCAAGTATAAGCGATTGCATGTGGGAGATGCACTGCAGCGACGTCAGCTGGAGCGTATTCCTCAGGTGGGTTACGAGGCACTTGGTGACGTAGAAGTGAATCAGCTTTATGCTCTGGCAGCCAACTTGAGTAACAGCTCTCAAAGAGTTAAGCTGTGCGCCTATAGACAAACAACTAATTGTTCATTAAGACTTATACCAGATGTTCAGAAGTTGGTGCAGGAGTCTACGAATCTGGAGGAGATTGAGTACTATTGGTTGGAATGGCGACGAGCTGCAGGTCTGTCCAAGCGGTATCAGTTTGTCACCTTCATGGAGTTGTATAAGAAGTCGGCTAAGCTCAATGGTTTTGTCCATGCCGAGGATTTTTGGTTCCGACAACTGGAGATGAATGGTGACCAAGTTATGAAGCTATTAAATGACATGATGGCCACACTGCGTCCTTTATTTCTACAGTTTCATGCTCATGTGCGTGCTGCGCTTAGAAAGATGCATGGCGAGCAGATTGTGCCAAGAGGACGTCCTTATCCTCAGCACCTAGCTGAGATCTTTTTGGGCAATGCTTTTAGACGTCCTCGGACTGATTGGTTTAAGGATATGCCATCTCCAGAGTGGGGACTCGCCAATATAACAGAGGCATTGCATCGACGTGGCATGAGCACAACCCAGCGTGTATTTTGGAATGTGGCAGAGTACTTTCACGGACTGGGGTTGCCCCAATTGCAGAg TGCACTATGGTCTAATGCACAGACTGTGGCTGCCCACAACGAGGATGAATGCTGGCATAAGGCTTGGAGATTCTACACCGTGTCCAGTGTCAACTTTAGCTACTGTCCACTTAATGACGAGGAGCGTTTCTTCAGCATGTTTGAGGCACAGTCTGATCTACAGTATTACCAAGCATCCGCAGCTCAACCCACGCTGTTACGGGAGGAACCTTTTCCCAACTTTCGTGATGCTCTAGGAAAATGCTTCTCTCTTGCTGCCTCCTCTCCTCGATATCTGCGTAAGCTTGGCTTGCTCCGCAACAAGAAATGGTTGGATCTTCCTGCTCGCCTGAATCGTTTGTATCTGCAGGGATTGAGGGTTATCTTTCTGCTGCCCGTTTTCTATGTGCTGGATCGCTATAGAGTAGAAGTGCTGAGCGGACACATCAAGGCGGACGATAATGAAGCCTACTGGAGACTGACTGAGTTGTACACTGGAGCCACAGCTCCACGTAGACGCAGCAATGAACAGTTCGATGTGCCCGCCAAGCTTCTCATGGAGGTAGATGATCAGTACACAAG CCAATTCTTAAGCACTGTGCTGCAGTTTCAACTCTACAAACACTTCTGTAGTAAGACTGGTCAGTATGTGGAGGGTTCTGTGCACACGCCATTGGATCTCTGCGATTTATCAGATCAGCGTGAGTTAGGTCCAAGTATATTTCATGCCATGTCGCTGGGCTCATCGTTGCACTACGAGAAAGTTTTGCAACAGCTTATAGGTACTAAAGAAATTAACATGGATGGGcttttgacatattttcaACCTCTACACGATTGGCTGATACAACAGAATCGTCAAAATAATGTAGAGATTGGCTGGATTTAG
- the LOC133848527 gene encoding angiotensin-converting enzyme, which translates to MKVLLLALVATFALTQALVKEEIQAKEYLENLNKELAKRTNVETEASWAYASNINDENEKKKNEVSAELAKFMKEVSSDIQKFSWRTYQSEDIKRQFKSLSKLGYAALSEADYAQFLETISAMESNYAKVKVCDYKNNTKCDLALEPEIEEVIQTSRDPEELKYYWVQFYDKAGTSVRSEFERYVELNTKAAKLNNFTSGAELWLDEYEDDTFEKQLDDIFAEIRPLYEQIHGYVRYRLRKHYGDDVVSEKGPLPMHLLGNMWAQQWSDIASLVSPFPDKPLVDVTSEMINQGYTPLKMFQMADDFFTSMNLTKLPQAFWDKSIIEKPADGRDLICHASAWDFYLTDDVRIKQCTTVTQSQFFTVHHEQGHIQYFLQYQHQPFVYRTGANPGFHEAVGDVLSLSVSTPRHLEKIGLLKNFVLDEEARINQLFLTALDKIVFLPFAFTLDKYRWSLFRGEVDKANWNCAFWKLREEYSGIEPPVVRSEKDFDPPAKYHISADVEYLRYLVSFIIQFQFYKSACIKAGQYDATNPDLPLDNCDIYGSAAAGAAFQSMLSLGASKPWPDALEAFNGERIMSGKAIAEFFEPLRVWLEAENIKNNVHIGWTASDKCVSS; encoded by the exons ATGAAGGTTTTACTGTTAGCCCTTGTGGCTACATTTGCG CTCACGCAAGCTCTGGTCAAAGAGGAGATTCAGGCCAAGGAGTATTTAGAAAATTTGAATAAGGAGCTCGCAAAGCGTACCAATGTGGAAACAGAAGCTTCATGGGCCTATGCTTCCAACATCAACGATGAGAacgaaaagaagaagaacgaGGTATCCGCTGAGCTGGCGAAGTTCATGAAGGAAGTATCTTCCGATATACAAAAGTTCAGTTGGCGGACCTATCAATCTGAGGATATTAAGCGTCAGTTCAAATCGCTCTCCAAACTCGGATATGCCGCGTTGTCCGAGGCCGACTACGCTCAGTTCCTGGAGACTATTTCCGCTATGGAATCCAACTATGCTAAAGTCAAAGTGTGTGACTACAAAAATAACACGAAATGTGATTTGGCACTTGAACCCGAAATCGAGGAAGTCATCCAGACAAGTCGCGACCCCGAAGAACTGAAGTACTATTGGGTGCAATTCTACGATAAGGCTGGAACATCCGTGCGTTCCGAATTCGAGCGTTACGTTGAGTTGAatacaaaagcagcaaaactgAATA ATTTCACATCCGGTGCTGAACTCTGGCTGGATGAATATGAGGATGATACTTTCGAGAAACAGTTAGATGATATTTTCGCCGAGATTCGTCCACTCTATGAACAAATCCATGGCTATGTACGCTACCGCCTAAGGAAGCATTACGGTGATGATGTCGTTTCTGAGAAGGGTCCATTGCCCATGCATCTGTTGGGCAATATGTGGGCACAACAATGGTCGGATATTGCTTCGTTGGTCTCACCTTTCCCCGATAAGCCGCTCGTGGATGTAACCAGCGAAATGATCAATCAAGGGTACACTCCACTTAAGATGTTCCAAATGGCCGATGATTTCTTCACCTCAATGAACCTAACCAAGTTGCCACA AGCTTTCTGGGATAAGTCGATCATTGAGAAGCCCGCTGATGGTCGGGATCTGATCTGCCATGCCAGCGCCTGGGATTTCTACCTTACGGACGATGTGCGCATCAAGCAGTGTACTACGGTTACTCAAAGTCAATTTTTCACCGTGCACCACGAACAGGGTCACATTCAATACTTCCTGCAGTATCAACATCAGCCATTTGTGTATCGCACTGGCGCCAATCCCGGTTTCCATGAGGCTGTTGGCGATGTGCTTTCGCTGTCTGTGTCGACACCAAGGCATCTGGAGAAGATTGGACTGTTGAAGAACTTTGTGCTCGATGAGGAGGCCCGTATCAATCAGCTATTCCTGACTGCGCTCGATAAGATTGTATTTTTGCCTTTCGCCTTCACCCTAGACAAGTATCGTTGGTCGTTGTTCCGAGGTGAGGTGGACAAAGCCAACTGGAACTGCGCCTTCTGGAAGCTGCGCGAGGAATACTCCGGAATTGAACCCCCAGTTGTGCGTTCCGAGAAGGACTTTGATCCTCCAGCCAAATATCACATTTCAGCTGATGTAGAATACTTGAG aTATCTTGTTTCATTCATCATCCAATTCCAATTCTACAAGTCCGCTTGCATCAAGGCTGGTCAATACGATGCCACAAATCCCGATTTGCCCTTGGACAACTGTGATATCTATGGCAGTGCAGCAGCTGGTGCCGCATTCCA GAGCATGCTCTCTTTGGGTGCTTCGAAGCCCTGGCCCGATGCACTGGAGGCCTTCAATGGTGAACGTATTATGAGCGGCAAGGCAATCGCCGAGTTCTTTGAACCTCTTCGCGTCTGGCTCGAGGCCGAGAACATCAAGAATAATGTGCATATTGGCTGGACCGCATCCGACA AATGCGTGTCGTCGTAA
- the LOC133848538 gene encoding angiotensin-converting enzyme-like has product MKLLLLALVATFALTQALVKEEIQAKEYLENLNKEIAKRTNVVTEASWAYASNITDENDKNKNELSAELAKFMKEVSSDIQKFSWRTYQSEDIKRQFKSLSKLGYAALTEADYAEFLETISAMDSNYAKVKVCDYKDNTKCDLALEPEIEEVIQTSRDPEELKYYWVQFYDKAGTPVRSEFERYVELNTKAAILNNFTSGAELWLDEYEDDTFEKQLDDIFAEIRPLYEQIHGYVRYRLRQHYGDDVVSEKGPLPMHLLGNMWAQQWSNIASLVTPFPDKPLVDVTSEMINQGYTPLKMFQMADDFFTSMNLTKLPQPFWDKSIIEKPADGRDLICHASAWDFYLTDDVRIKQCTTVTQSQFFTVHHEQGHIQYYLQYQHQPFVYRAGANPGFHEAVGDVLSLSVSTPRHLEKIGLLKNFVLDEEARINQLFLTALDKIVFLPFAFTLDKYRWSLFRGEVDKANWNCAFWKLREEYSGIEPPVVRSEEDFDPPAKYHISADVEYLRYLVSFIIQFQFYKSACIKAGQYDATNPDLPLDNCDIYGSAAAGAAFQSMLSLGASKPWPDALEAFNGERIMSGKAIAEFFEPLRVWLEAENIKNNVHIGWTASDKCVSS; this is encoded by the exons ATGAAACTTTTACTGTTAGCCCTTGTGGCAACATTTGCG CTTACGCAAGCTCTAGTCAAGGAGGAGATTCAAGCTAAGGAGTATTTGGAAAATTTGAATAAGGAGATTGCAAAGCGCACCAATGTTGTGACAGAAGCTTCATGGGCCTATGCTTCCAACATCACCGATGAGAACGATAAGAATAAGAACGAGCTTTCCGCTGAGCTGGCAAAGTTCATGAAGGAAGTATCTTCCGATATACAAAAGTTCAGTTGGCGCACCTATCAATCTGAGGATATTAAGCGTCAGTTCAAATCGCTCTCCAAACTCGGATATGCCGCTTTGACTGAGGCCGATTATGCTGAGTTCCTGGAGACCATTTCAGCTATGGACTCCAACTATGCTAAAGTCAAGGTGTGTGACTACAAAGATAACACGAAATGTGATTTGGCACTTGAACCCGAAATCGAGGAAGTCATCCAGACAAGCCGCGACCCCGAAGAACTAAAGTACTATTGGGTGCAGTTCTACGATAAGGCTGGAACACCTGTGCGTTCCGAATTCGAGCGTTACGTTGAGTTGAATACAAAGGCAGCCATACTGAATA ATTTCACTTCTGGTGCTGAACTCTGGCTGGATGAATATGAGGATGATACTTTCGAGAAACAGTTGGATGATATTTTCGCCGAGATTCGTCCACTCTATGAGCAAATCCATGGCTATGTACGCTACCGCCTAAGGCAGCATTACGGCGATGATGTCGTTTCTGAGAAGGGTCCATTGCCCATGCATCTGTTGGGCAATATGTGGGCACAACAATGGTCGAATATTGCTTCGTTGGTGACACCTTTCCCCGATAAGCCGCTCGTGGATGTAACCAGCGAAATGATCAATCAAGGGTACACTCCACTTAAGATGTTCCAAATGGCCGATGATTTCTTCACCTCCATGAACCTAACCAAATTGCCACA ACCTTTCTGGGATAAGTCGATCATTGAGAAGCCCGCTGATGGTCGGGATTTGATCTGCCATGCCAGCGCCTGGGACTTTTACCTTACGGACGATGTTCGCATCAAGCAGTGCACTACGGTTACTCAAAGTCAATTTTTCACCGTGCACCACGAACAGGGTCACATCCAATACTACCTTCAGTATCAACATCAGCCATTTGTGTATCGCGCTGGCGCCAATCCAGGTTTCCATGAGGCTGTTGGTGACGTGCTTTCGTTGTCTGTGTCGACACCAAGGCATCTGGAAAAGATTGGACTGTTGAAGAACTTTGTGCTCGATGAGGAGGCCCGTATCAATCAGCTATTCCTGACTGCGCTAGATAAGATTGTATTTTTGCCTTTCGCCTTCACCCTAGACAAGTATCGTTGGTCGTTGTTCCGAGGTGAGGTGGACAAAGCCAACTGGAACTGCGCCTTCTGGAAGCTGCGCGAGGAATACTCCGGAATTGAACCCCCAGTTGTGCGTTCCGAGGAGGATTTTGATCCTCCAGCCAAATATCACATTTCAGCTGATGTAGAATACTTGAG aTATCTTGTTTCATTCATCATCCAATTCCAATTCTACAAGTCCGCTTGCATCAAGGCTGGTCAATACGATGCCACAAATCCCGATTTGCCCTTGGACAACTGTGATATCTATGGCAGTGCAGCAGCTGGTGCCGCATTCCA GAGTATGCTCTCTTTGGGTGCTTCGAAGCCCTGGCCCGATGCACTGGAGGCCTTCAATGGTGAACGTATTATGAGCGGCAAGGCAATCGCCGAGTTCTTTGAACCTCTTCGCGTCTGGCTCGAGGCCGAGAACATCAAGAATAATGTGCATATTGGCTGGACCGCATCCGACA AATGCGTGTCGTCGTAA